ATAGGGGAAGTAGACCGAACTTGGTGATTGGTCATGGGAGGCAAAGTCGAAGAAATACTGTTCACTTCTTCTTGGAGCTCTGCAATTGAGTTCTTTATTGCCGGGGCAGCTTCCTTCAGTTGATTAACAAGCACCTGCATACAAGTATAATTTGAGTGCTTAAATGTATTATAATTCCAGAGACACCGCACTTCAGATCATGAAATTTAAGTAAATAACCATCACTCTTACCTTTATGCTAGCTAAATGTTGCTGATGTTCTgcaagagttgtggccaaaaattCAGCATGGCCACTAGTACCACCATCATGGGGGCTTCGTAAAAGTTCCGGACCCTCGCCATCATTCGCCTTGACCTGTAGTACCAATGTACCATCAATCAAGAAAATCTAACAAACGAAAGAGGATGATAGAAAGAAGATAATATAAGCACCAGGTTAACACTAgtaagttaaagtaagttgatgATGCGAATATAATGACTTGGACAGAAGTATACTATCTCACTGGAAATGGGCAAGAAACAGCCAAAGATATAACGGAACTGTATTTGCCGATCCCATTGCCAAAGCATGGTTTAACTTGATGAAGTATTGCAAAACTGAACAAACAAAGTTCACCAATTATTTGTTTTACTAGTTTTTTCAAAAGCCACACTATATTAGAAATACAGCTCAGAAAATACATTGATAATTTTCGGATACCATTCTTATTCTAGGGTAAACCTGCGAGCTTTATATACATGATCAGCTCCTTCTTTCTTTTGTATGCTACTTATTTGTGCTCTACAAACATTTCCACAAGGTTACATACCAGATGGAGAGACTGCTTATGAATACGTTGTAATGCATGTGTCCAGCGCCTAAGAATTTCTGCAATGTCAACAGTAGGATGAACCCGCCCACTTCTATCATCCACTCGGGAAAGTACTTCTTCACTTGATTGAATATGAGTTGAAACAGATCCATTCACCGGTTCTCTATCATCTGCATGCGTTGACGCCGTGTCACCAGAGTGAATAGATAAGACATCTGGATAAGGAACTTGACAACTTTGATCCATCGCTGCAAGCAAAGACGATCCGGATATTCGGTACCTGAATGAAATTATTGACTTGTAGAGTTGGTCAGACAAGTACCAATCAAAAACACTAAgaagttaaaaaataaaaaaataaagagctTCACCTATGTTCACGATGAGCAATCAAATCCTCAATAGGACCTGAAGCAAGAACTTCATGTTGACCTAAGTAATAAACAATAAATTGATATTAGAGTTAGACTTCAGTAGGCAAAAAATAGCAACTATTTTAATTAGCCCAGAACCAGTTGGGGGAAGTTTACAACTAAAACAGTTATTACTACTGGATGACCAATGTCAATAATATGTGCTTACTCTTGCGCGCAAGTAAAGACTCCCATAAGCGAGTTGCCTTGGAAACCAAATGTGAATTCTGACCCAAGGAGCTAGAAACACGGTCGTCCCACAGTTCCCCATCTAACTTGGCTTTGTTTCTCAAATCCTGTAGCTTTTCCAGCTCTTGCTGCAGATACGCCTGTGTTGCAGGAGTTGGAAAAAAATGTAAGAACCTTAAAAACCTGAGATACATAATAGTACGATCCGTTGGAATTCAAATCCACCCAGGGGGGAACAAACAGGAGTTACCATTTACCTCTTCTGCACAAAGACCACGAAATTCAGCAGTCATTTCGTGAGCCAGGTTAGACCACATAGCTTGCCTATGCACAGCCGTCTCGGCATTTTTCAGAAACTTCCTTCGCTCAAGTGCTATCCTAGCCTATTTTAACAGAATACAGTCATGAGTGATCAAGATGAACGTGATGAAGTTAATCGAGTGATAACAGCACAGATAAAATGTTTAAACTCTCAGAAAAAAATACTATGgactaaataataaatattagcAGAAATGAACCACGGATAGACTGATGTACACAAGGATGAAAATTTGTAGATGTTTTAAACTTACATAAACTATAATTGGTAAAGATATTTCATCTCAACTCTCAAGTATACAGCAAGAATAACATCGGAACATGGATTACCTTTGTCACAGGAAGCAATGTAGCTGCATGAGAGAAAGCCACATCAGTCAACGAAGCAGGTAACGGATTAGATGCTACATCAGCTGCAAACGTTCGTCTATGAACCTCTCGTAAAGCATGCAATGAAAGTTGCCATAAAAGCTCAACAAATCTGCAAATGCAGATCACATTTAGAACCAGTGTCATAACCATAATATTACACTCCAAAGCTAAGAATTAGTAGTAGACGGTAATGTATTTGACATATTCTTGGATATCCAATTTCAGTTCCACCCCACAACAATTTGTCTTTCCAACATTTCATATAGCTAAAAAAAGATAGAGTTAATTAGACCGTAGGACCAAAATTTGAAATCATATAGCCTCTAGGACACATGTTTTTACTTTAGTATAAAGGACCACCAGTGAATTTCAGTATGTGTACCTCTTGTTTAGGTATCCATATCACATGTGGTATGCATTCTGAAATTTTGCATAGTGACTTTGCTAGTTTGGTCTTTTTGTCTAAGTGTGTTTTAAAACCATGAATTCAATTTTTGTGGTCCTCTAACTAAATTCTAACAAAACAACAAATGACTACATTGCATACCTATCTAACGAATGCAGCTATATCAAAGTTAGCTACAAGATTTATTTTCCTGAGCCCCAGGAGTTCACATCGATGGGAAGGTTTGGCACCTCAATGTCGGCTCTTCGCCACGTGGGGCTGTAGTGTGTTCCAAGGGTTGGGCTGTTCGCCCATTAAAGCGGATTAGAACCAAACTCTACATTTGTGAATTCAAACTACAACAATGACAGCGTGGAGACGCTTATATCAGTTAGTTATCATGAACAGATACAAGCTAGAAATGAAGATAGCAGTTTACAGCACTTGGCTGAAACACAACAATGACAAAATGTAGAGACCTTTATATCAGTTATTGTATGGGAATTCAAGCGAAAAATGAACAAATACAATGTCGAAACGAACACTACCTTGGTCCACAACACGTCGCGAGCGATGAAACCCTAGAATTACTCCTGGGCAATGCCCCTTGTGATTCTAACTCATTTATAATTGCTTGCACAACCTGAAAAACAGAACCTATATCTTAAATTtacaaccaaaaaagaaaaaaaacatttaaCCTACATTTCACTCGAATTCACATAAATCTAATTTCCGGAAACACTACCTTTCGGAAATCCCTTGATTGTGCAGAATCAAAGATCGGCCATACTTTATCAAAATCCTGTTAAGATCTAAACCATCAAAAACCAATAAATTggggaaataaaagaaaaaaaataattaatcaagAGATCTAAGAGAAAAATTACTTTAGAAGATTGAATTGGTCCTCTTAATGAAGATAAAATGAAATAAAGTAATTGTtcacccaatttagggtttgaatgGCGAAATAAACCAACTCTAGGTGTAGTACTATTAACACCAttcatgttgctgttgttgtttccTGAAGCTACACCAAGAACTGATGGATCGAGACCTAATAATAAACAATTTGTGTACATTGCAGACTCTAGTTCTATTTCTCTCTCCTTTTCTCTCTccattttttctctgaaaaatcactcttcttcttcttctttctctctaaagtTTTTCACTCTTTTctggtttttgattttgatttttgtgattttttcGAATTCGATCCAATTTCCTATTTTCCTTCTTCAAGTTTTTCGCTTTTTGTCGAGACGTACTTGTAAACTGACAAAAATTTTGATGGGGGCATTTTTTTGACGGGGGCATTGGGGACAAACCATATGTTGACATGTGTCTTTTCCATTAATTATTTCCAACTAATTTTGtttctaaaaatatcaaaaataaaatctCACAAATTAAGATCACCAATATTTTCACCTAAATTACATTTCTTTGgtatttttgaaaacaaaattagttGGAAGCAATTAATGAGAAAGACACATGTCAACATATGGtttgtcccccatgcccccatcagaaaacgcccccatcaaaaaatttctccttGTAAACTGTGTAATTGGAATTCGCTCCTTCTAAAGTAATTTGAAATTGCTACTTTATGCTTCAAGTTGAAGTGTTTCTTGGTTTTTgtacttcatttatttattttttaagagcaagtcttatggtggaagagttctaTTTTCcgtcttccacgccacctcagcatttggaattgtggatggaagcgcaagtgtagtggtggaacaaAAAAAATGCTAATCTTAATAGCGTTGGgcgctaatcagaatagcgctAAAAAACGCTAATCAGAATAGCACAATACGCTATTAAGATTAACGCTTTTTTTCTCATCCATTAGATTTCAATGGcttgttttaaatctacggataaaaaaacgttattctgaatagcgttttgtgctattctgaatagcgttttgTGTTATTCTGATTAGCGTTGAGCGCTATTCTGATTGCGTTTTCCGTCTTCAAGtgcgctattctgaatagcgttttaCGCTAATTCGATTAGCGCTACCAAAGATTCCACGAACCATCCCACGAAACCATGGAACCCTGCTTggatttttcatggaaaacaccaatttggaagccactagacttgacattccatgatttttccacacttgaaatggcttggattccaccataagacttgctctaataaaCGAGATACAGTATGTAAATGAGCAAATcctatggttttttttttaatatataaaacTTAGACCGAAAAAATCTAAGGAGGGTACATAGTAGAGCTGGTGGCCATGTTAATACCACCACTCCTAAAAATCTAGTTCTTACAATGCAtagttaaattaaaaaaatttaagttTTGAATTTTGTGGATAGTAGTAAGACCAACTAAAACAAAAGATATGATCTGCTTTTCAATatctatttcagtatttgtttgtcttataaAGAATTTCATGGTATCTTAGATGATATCTTCCTTGAACGGCATTGTGGTAGAGCACCTTGAAACGATCTAGGATTTCCATGGATTCAGCTTCAATTTCTACATTGGTGTGCTGCATTCCTTTGACCCAATCAAAGGCTAGATCAGCTCCTCCTGTTGCTCCCCATTCTCCATTGTATCCTGGATTTCCTCTAGTCCCAATGATGTTTCCTGCAAAATCCATAGCAGTAAGAGCAGTGAAGTAAGATAGGGTTTCAGGCTCTTGTAGGGTACAAATTTTGATTTGGATTCCATAATCTCCTCTTTGGTCAGTATCCAAAGAGTAGTTTGTATTATCAGGTAAATCAGTATTATTATTGTCAGAGTGGTAGTTCTGACTGAGAGTATGATTTTTCATATTGTGTActctattgtgattacacaaataTTGTTGAATGCTTATAGTAGTATTACTGACATTTGGTTGGATGTGCCTGAAAGTGAAGTCACATCTAGCCTCCCATATGAACCAATAAGCAGTAGCATAGATTTTGTTACTCTTACTAGTCATATCATAGCTAAACCAAGTGGTTAACCATTCCATGAAGTTTGTGTTGCAATCGAACCCTCCATGGGAAGGTCCAAGAATTAATTACCAAATAGAAGTGGCAACAGGACAATTAAGAAACATATGTATCATAGTTTGCTCCCCACCATTGAACAACTTGCATATGGGATCAATATAGTGCAGAATGCTTGTAGTTTTAGCATTAGTAGGAAGAAtcccatgagcacatttccaaagaaaaatctgGATAACTGGAGCAATATCCATTTTCCACAAAGTCTTCCAATTGCTAGTCTGGATATCATTTCTATAGAGATGATCCATTTTAGTCTGTAAAGGTATTTTACAGTGAATTTCCCTGATTCTGTGAGATTCCATACAATTGTGTCTTCATCACCAGGATGAGGGACATATTTGTGGATGGCTTCAGTAATGTCAGTGTTGAACCAATTAAGTAGCAATGAGATTAGTATTTCATTCATCAATTGGTAAAAGCAGTTGCTCAACCTTGATTAAATCATCAGGGCATGCAACAGGTTTAGGAACTAGAAAGGAGATTGAGGGGATCCAAATGTCCTCCCAGATTCTAATTGTCTTGCCATTACCAATTCTCCAGGAACTATGTTTCTAAATATTGTTTATACCTTCTAGGatacctttccatatccaagagtcTCCATCTCTAGGTTTGGTTTCCATATTGAGTACATTTTTGCAAATGAGATATTTTGCATCCATGTGTTTGTACCAAAGAGAATCCTTATCCTTTTCCAGTCTCCAACCTATCTTATGGCGTGTTTGGTTGGGGGAATGGAATGTGATTCCTTTATATGTTGTTTGGCTATGTCAGGATTAGGAATAATATTCCTTCCATGTTTCCATTccagtgtttggttaagtcgagattaggaaggaaaaaatccaatattttctctattatgtccttttgagtaaatcaaataaaataaataatcaacatttataaaatatatttattcaattttatttaaGTGTTTAGAAAAATATAACAGTTCAAAGCTTTTATTAACTAGTCTGTAGCTTAACTAGTTCAAAGATATTGTTCTCATGGAGACCTACTTAACTAGTCTGTAGCTTCAGCTAAAGTCCTCATAACATAATACATACGCATCTCATGCAGCAATGCAAGAAAAATAGTAGACTTATATATAAGGACAGGCGATGATGATATTAGATGTCGTACCAACTTGATCAAGAGTTAGCTCATATAACTTGTTTAATTCGTCAAGGACTTTGGATGCATTATCGTTATCATGATTATGTGTAAGTGCGGCTGCCATGTTCTCCATGTAACCCATTGTTCCGTCAACAAATTTTTTAAATGATTTCGAAATGTTTCCCAAATTTGAGACAAATCCATTTGTAGGTCgatgtctttttcttttatcagaTTGATCATTTGTATTTTAAGTATTACTGTTATTCATTAACTCTAATCTACCctcatcccaatcatcattgtcATCATCATCGTTGTCATTATCACCATCGTTGTTATCGTCATTTCTCTCGATTTTTTCTTCCTCATCAGCGGGTGCTGCTGCATTAGAACTTGTTGCTCTATCTTTCATATAAATATCCAGTAAAGCGTCGTAATGTGGAAACAGCTTCATCCAAAGTCCTTTTTTTGCTTGTTTATGAGTTTGTGAATCCATTAATTATGTTAAAGAAATTCATAAGATAATACATATTAAGCATTAAATTTAGAATAAAAAAAAGGTAAACGAAATTATCTGGAATACTAAGAAATTCTATTACATACCTTCACCCATTCATCAAAGACAAATTTCTCACATTTGATCATCTTCTCAGATTCATCAAAAATAATCTCGCTTCCAAGAGCTATGACTTATGCAATTGTGAATGTTTGTTTTTTTAGATGCTTTATCCGTGATTCAATATGAGGATCAACTCTAACTCCAGCATTTGGGAGTTTTTCTTTCAGCATTTGTTCGACATGTTGCAGGTATCCACTCTGAAAGCCAGTGTCAGCTTTCCAATGTCCACCCCTAGCCATTTCTTGCTGACATTCGACTAGCTTTTCATCTTCCTTAGCATTCCAACAACGCTTTGTTGCCATCCTGATAAAAAACACGCAAATTCATATCTTTAATAGCTTATGTCAATACTATGACAGAAATATATTAATCTGAAATGTATTAAACTTGCATtaaagaaaagaataatgttccaAACATTCACAATATACTTAACTAAAGCAAACCATAGTAAATGATAAACTGATTCTTAAACATCTTGTTATATATTCCTAGGCCTAATTCTATTACTAATTACGTTTCTCCTAGTTGCCTTATATTCATTAAACATATTATCTGCTAAAGCATCTCTCTTTGCATTCCATTCTGGTGACGAATCTAAATACGCAATTGGATCACCCTACGGATCATTATTATTGGATTCATTATCTAACACTTCTTTTTCCATCAAATCTAAGGGCAACATAATATCCCATCTAGTCTTCAAAGGATAATACGAAGACAATATGCCAAAATTATACGATTATGTGTCTTTAAAGGATATTACGAAGGACTTCTCATAATAGCCCATCTAGT
This genomic stretch from Papaver somniferum cultivar HN1 chromosome 5, ASM357369v1, whole genome shotgun sequence harbors:
- the LOC113281549 gene encoding AUGMIN subunit 6-like, which encodes MEREKEREIELESAMYTNCLLLGLDPSVLGVASGNNNSNMNGVNSTTPRVGLFRHSNPKLGEQLLYFILSSLRGPIQSSKDFDKVWPIFDSAQSRDFRKVVQAIINELESQGALPRSNSRVSSLATCCGPRFVELLWQLSLHALREVHRRTFAADVASNPLPASLTDVAFSHAATLLPVTKARIALERRKFLKNAETAVHRQAMWSNLAHEMTAEFRGLCAEEAYLQQELEKLQDLRNKAKLDGELWDDRVSSSLGQNSHLVSKATRLWESLLARKSQHEVLASGPIEDLIAHREHRYRISGSSLLAAMDQSCQVPYPDVLSIHSGDTASTHADDREPVNGSVSTHIQSSEEVLSRVDDRSGRVHPTVDIAEILRRWTHALQRIHKQSLHLVKANDGEGPELLRSPHDGGTSGHAEFLATTLAEHQQHLASIKVLVNQLKEAAPAIKNSIAELQEEVNSISSTLPPMTNHQVRSTSPIQAQSSSGRIAEKSVDEVSDITSKLSNAQLEKVTASPTLKLPHLFSSTPNSSGKAGNAQRRQLISQVNQVENVAEVKPLDQSLPNSQVDSLPQGIDFSYVQNLRRTVREAALAAPCCNTESSQDSRSSDGSEHYFVPLSGMKYSSISPETKSAQVRSKRLFSSPPRRKNNLTGFVAEEMSSILDDTDSLHDFGSQIDGYLSMLDSNYASSGPDRMFHGIGEDQDQVFSPPLLMDTSLLEDVYEDLLAPLSETDTALMEQ